The genomic segment TCGCTTCCAGAAGGTCGTCCAGACCCTGCTTGGAAATCGCCGACACTTCCACGTCCTGCACGTCGCCCGACATCGCCTCGACGACCACCTCGTGCTGCAGCAGCTCGGTGCGCACCTTGTCCGGGTTCGCCTCGGGCTTGTCGCACTTGTTGATCGCCACGATCATCGGCACGCCGGCCGCCTTGGCGTGGTTGATGGCCTCCACCGTCTGCGGCATCACCGAATCGTCGGCAGCCACGACCAGCACCACGATATCCGTCACCTGCGCACCACGGGCCCGCATAGAGGTAAACGCGGCGTGACCCGGCGTATCGAGGAAGCTCAGCACAGAGCCGCTTTCCGTCGTCACCTGGTAGGCGCCGATATGCTGGGTGATGCCCCCGGCCTCGCCGGAAACAACCTTGGCATCGCGGATCGCATCGAGAAGCGAGGTCTTGCCGTGGTCGACGTGGCCCATCACGGTGATGACCGGCGGCCGCGGCTGAAGATCTTCTTCCTTGTCCTCGACGCTGTCGATCACGTCTTCCACGTCCGAATCCGACACCCGCACGACGCGGTGACCGAATTCCTCGATGATCAGCTCGGCGGTATCGGCGTCGACGGTCTGGTTCTGCGTCACCATCATGCCGTTGTTCATCAGCGCCTTGATCACGTCGCCGACGCGTTCGGCCATACGGTTGGCCAGCTCCGACACCACGATGGCCTCGGGCAGCTGCACGTCGCGAACGACCTTTTCACGCTCCTGCGCGCCGCCCATGGCCTTCTGCCGGGCGCGCTCCTGCTTGCGCTTCATCGCGGCCAGAGATTTCTGACGCCCGCCTTCGCCGCCCGAAAGCGCCTGGTTCAGGGTCAGTTTGCCCGACCGGCGGCCATCGTCGCGGCCTTTGCCACGGCCCTTGCCCTTCTGGTCACGGTCGTTGTTCTTGCCATCGTCGCGGCGCGGCGGGGCGGCCTTGGCAGGCGCGCGCGTCTGCTGCTGCGCGGCATCTTCCGGGGCCGGCTGCGCGGCGGCCTCGGCGGCACGCTTCGCGGCGTCCGCCTCTTCCTGGCGCTTGCGCTCTTCTTCCTCGGCCTTCGCCTTGGCCTTTTCCTCGGCCTCGCGCTGTTCGCGCTCCTTGGCCTCGGCCTCTTCGCGCCGGCGCTGTTTCTCTTCCTCGCGGGCCTTCTCCTCGGCCTCACGCTGGGCGGCCTCTTCGACCTCGCGTTCCTTGGCCGCCTGCAGCGCCTTCATCCGGCGCTCCATTTCGGCATCGGAAATCCCGGCGGGCCGTCTGGTGCCGTCAGCCGATGTCTGCGAGGAGCCAGGCGCAGAACGACCGGGCGCGCCGCCGGGTTTCGCCGGCTTCACGACACGCTTGCGCTTGGTTTCCACCACGACGTTCTTGGTGCGGCCATGGCTGAAGCTCTGCTTCACGTTCCCCGACCGGGGACCGCCACGCACACCCAGAGTTTTCTTCCCGTCGTTGTCGCTCATCTGGTCTTTCTTCCTTTCCGATGGCTTTCTTCGCCACCCGAGACGCGCAGGCCTTTCAGCCTTGCCGCTTCCTCTACAACACGTAGCGGCAAACCGCCATCCCCCAGTGCGGCATGGATCACGGTTTGTCGCCCGAAGGCCCGGCCCAGCTCGTCAGCCGTAAGCCAGCCTATGAAATCGCCGCCATAAGGCGTGCTCAGCTTCGATTTCCCCCGCTCAGACCCGTCGCTGGCCTGGATCAGAACACTGGCCTCTTCCTTCTGAAGCCAGTCCTTGACCTTCTCGTATCCGCACACCGCCTCGCCGCCCTTCCGGGCCAGGCTGATCAGGTTCGTCACCCGCAGCGAAAGCTGCGCCTCGACGAAATCCGCCAAACCCTCCGGCACCTGCACCGGTTGCTTGGCGGCGCGGGCGAACAGGTTCTTGGCGGCCGCCTTCTCAAGCGCCGCCCGGTCCGCACTCACCCAGATGCCCCGGCCCGGCAGCTTGCCAAGCAGATCGGGCACGATCTGGTTGTCCGGCCCCGTCACGAACCGGATCATTCCTTCGACCGGCCGCACCTCGCCCGTGGCAATGCACTTGCGTTCGGGACCTTCCGACCGGTCCTTGGGCTGCCCACCGCGACCCATGAGACGCTACCGCGAGGCCTGAAGGATCAGGCCTCGCCCTCCTCTTCGACTTCCGCGGTCTCTTCGAGACCTTCTTCGTCTTCCTCGTCGTCTTCAAGATCGGCGGGGTCGACCCAGCCCAGCGAAATCCGGGCGGTCATGACAAGGTGCTGCGCTTCCTCGAGCGAGACATCGAAAGGTTCGAGAAGGCCGTCATCCTTGACGCGCTCACCGTCGACCGTCGTCCAGCCGCCGGCCAATTCCCAGTCGGCGCAGGTGGCGAAGTCTTCCAGCGTTTTCACGCCATCCTCGGCAAGTGCCCTCACCATCTGGGGTGTCAGGCCTTCAAAGTCAATAAGGCTGTCCTCGGCGCCAAGCTCGCGGGCCTTCTCCAGAGCCTCGCGCGCCTGGGCTTCCAGAACATCGCGCGCCCGGGCCTGAAGCTCGTTGGCGGTGTCCTCGTCGACGCCGTCGATCACCAGCAGCTCGTCCAGCTCGACATAGGCCACCTCTTCGAGGTTGGTGAAGCCTTCCGACACCAGAAGCTGGGCAAAGAACTCGTCAAGATCAAGCGCGGTCATGAACAGGTTGGTGCGCTCCTCGAATTCCTTCTGACGGCGCTCGCTGTCCTCGGCCTCGGTCATGATGTCGATGTCGAGACCCGTCAGCTGGCTCGCCAGCCGCACGTTCTGACCACGACGACCGATCGCCAGCGACAGCTGATCCTCGGGAACGACAACCTCGATCCGCTCGGCTTCCTCGTCGAGAACCACCTTGCTCACCTCTGCCGGCTGCAACGCGTTCACAAGGAAGGTCGGCTGGTCCTCGTTCCACGGGATGATGTCGATCTTCTCACCCTGCAGCTCGTTCACCACCGCCTGAACCCGGCTGCCGCGCATACCGACACAGGCGCCGACAGGGTCGATCGAGTTGTCATAGGAAATCACGGCGATCTTCGCACGGCTGCCCGGGTCACGCGCCACGGCCTTGATGTCGATGATGCCGTCATAGATCTCCGGCACCTCCATCTTGAACAGCTCGGCCATGAATTCCGGCGCCGTCCGGCTCAGGAAAATCTGCGGGCCCCGCGCCTCGCGCCGCACATCCTTGATGTAGCAGCGGATGCGGTCCCCATTGCGATAGCTCTCGCGCCCGATCTTCTCGTTCCGGCGCAGAATCGCCTCGCCCCGGCCCACATCGACGATGACGTTGCCGTATTCCTCGCGCTTGACCACGCCGTTGATGATGGTGCCCGCCCGATCCTTGAACTCGTCATACTGACGGTCCCGCTCGGCCTCGCGCACCTTCTGCAGGATCACCTGCTTCGCGCTTTGCGCCGCGATCCGGCCCATGTCCACCGGCGGCACTTCCTCGACGAAGGTATCCCCCACCTTCGGATCCTCGAGATACTGCTTCGCCTGTTCGACGGTCATCTCGGCCTGGTAATTCTCAAGCTCGTCATCCTCGACCACCGTGCGCACGCGGGTGAACGTGGCCCGCCCCGTCTTGCGGTCGATGCTCACGCGGATATCCATCTCGGCGCCGTACCGGCTCTTGGCTGCACGGGCGAGGCTTTCTTCCATCGCCTCGACCACAAGGCCGGGGTCGATCATCTTCTCGCGCGCCACGGCCTCGGCGGTTTGCAACAGCTCAAGCTGGTTTGCAGAGGTAATTGCCATTCTTATTTCTCCTCCGACCCGTCGGTCTCGATATCGTCAAATTGTTCTTCGTTGAGCACGCCCGCATCCTTGCGCGCCTTCAACATGTCGCGGATCAGCTCGTCGGTCAGCACCAGCTTGGCATCCGCCAGCCAGTCGAACTGCAGCCCCACGGTGCCCTCGTCGAGATTGATCAGCACCTCGCCGCCCTCGACCCCGGCCAGCACGCCCTTGAACCGTTTCCGGCCCTCGATAAGCTCATGCGTCTCGATCTTCGCCTCGTACCCCTCGAACTCCTCGAAGTCCTTGAGCCGTGTCAAAGGCCGGTCGATCCCGGGACTCGACACTTCCAGCGTATAGGCATCGGTGATCGGGTCCTCGACATCCAGCACGGCACTCACCGCGTTCGAAATATCGGCGCAATCATCCACCTCGATCCCGCCATCGGGTTTCTCGGCCATGATCTGAAGCGTCGCGGTCTTCCCGCCCATCAGCCGCACGCGCACAAGCTCATACCCCATGTCCTCGATGACGGGGGTGATGATCTCGGCCATCCTGCGGTCGATGGCGGATTTGGCGATCAGGGTGTTGCTCATCGGTCCTTCAAACACAAAAAAACGGGCGCGCGGCCCGTCGTAGCTATCCGGTGGAGCCTCCGGTTTGGACCCGGCGGCGCCGCTGTTGATGGGGGATATACGCCCACCGGGGTGAGTCTGCAAGGGGCTTGGTCAAAGAATGGTCTTATCCCGCCGCACGCGCCTCCCGTTCCACCGCCGCCACGGCCAGCCTGACGTCATCTTCCGTCGTCCGATGATTGACGATCGCCGCCCGAAGACACGACCGCCCGTTCAGTGTCGTGGTCGAAAACACCGCCTCGCCTGAAAGCTGCAGCGCGGTGGCAATCGCCGACGGGTCGCCCTGCGTTACATGGAAACAGCACACGTTCGCCTGAACCGGCTGCGCCATCTCCAACACCTCCGACGCCTCCACCAGCTCCGCCATCAGCGCCGCCTGCCGGCAATTGTCGCTGATTGTCGCAGAAAGCGCCGGCACCCCCGCCGCCTTGATCCCGGCCCAGACCTTCAGCGCCCGGAACCCCCGGCTCAACTCCAGCCCGTAATCCGTGAACCACGTCTCGCCCCCGCCAAGCCCCGCAACCTGCCCTTCCAGATAAGCGGGCCGGGTCGAAAACGTCCTCCGGTGCAGATCGCCGTCGCGCATCAGCACCATGCCGCAATCATAAGGGACCCCGATCCACTTGTGGAAATCGGCGGCAATGCTGTCGGCCCGGTCCACCCCCTTGACCAGATCACACCAGGGGTCCTCGGCCAGAACCGCCCAGAACCCGAACGCGCCGTCCACGTGAAACCACAACCCTTCACGGCGGCACAGCCCGGCAATCGCATCCAGCCTGTCGAAGTTTCCGGTATTCACAGACCCGGCCGTGCCCACCACGGCCATCGGCACGATCCGGTCGGCACGATCCTCGGCAATCGCCGCCTCCAGCGCCTCCATATCCATGGCGCCATCGGGGCCCAGCGGAATGTGCCGCACGGCCCCGCTGCCATGCCCCATCACTTCCATCGCCTTCTCGAAACAGGAATGCGCGCCCTGCGCCGCATAGACTCTGATCCGGCCCAATCCGGCGATTCCATCCTTCCGAACGGCATCGCCGAACAGCTTCATCCTCGCCGCGCTCATCGCCAGAATGGTCGCCTGGCTTGTGCCGGTGGTCAGCACGCCCGACGCCCCCTCCGGCAACCCAGCCTGTCGGCGCGACCAGTCGATCACGGCCTGTTCCACCGCCATCGCCCCATGATCGCGCCCGCCGAGATTGGCGTTCATCGTCGCCGCCACCATCTCGGCCGCCACGCCCATCGGCTGGCCCGTGCCATGCACCCAGCCGAAGAACCGCGGATGCGTGTTGCCCGTCGCATAGGGCATCACCTCGCCGCGCATGATCGCGAAAACCTCCGCCTCGCTCAGCCCCGGCTCATCGGGGCCCAGCGCGACCGTCTCGGCAATATCGTCCGGCTTCGGTATCCACGGCAGATCCCGTGCCTGCTCCACCCGTTCGAGACAGGCATCCGCCAGCTCGTGAAACGCGCGCCGAAAAGCCTCCGGGTCGGCGGGATCGATGCGGTATCCGGGCTTGGTCATGGGGGCGCTCACGTCTCTTGCCCCGCCAGACGCGGCCGGGCTTCCTAGGCCGACAGCCTGCAACGGAAGGCCTGAGGTCGCAATAGCGCGGGCCGGGCAGTCGTCTCCCGCGCCAGTGGCGTTACTCCGCCGTCCACCCTTCGTCGTGATGCGTCCCGTCGCAATAGGGCTTGTTCCCCGACATGCCGCACCGGCACAACACGTATTTCTTCGACGACATGCCCTCCGCCTGCGCACCTGCCGGCGAGGTCACGTCCTGCACCCAATAGGGCCCGTCCTTCTCGATGGTAATGTCGCACCGTTCCGTCAGTCGATGCTCGCGCCCGCCATCCGCACGCTTCAGCGCCAGCGCGCCCGAGGGGCATGCGGCGACAACCTCTTCCACCTCGGCCCGCGTGCCCTTGTCCGGCTGAATCCATGGTTTCTGCTCGGGGTCGAACACATGCCCGGCCAGACGCCCGCACTCGGCCGCATGGGCACAGATGCGCGGGTTGAAGGTCACAGTCACCTCTTCGCCCTCATAGGTCAGAATCTTGTCCTTGCCCGACGGCTCACCGCTGTCGCTCTTGAAACCGACCTTCTCGTGGCTGCCGTCACAGAACGGCTTGTTCCCGGAATGGCCGCAACGACACAGGGCCATCGTGGCCTTCACCTCGATGTCTTCCCCGTCGGGGCCTTTCATATTGCGAATGTGCTTGGCGACGAAGGGCCCGTTCTCGCGCGCTTCGATGGCTGGTTTGTCCGACATGATGTACCTCCTGTTGCAACAAGAAGGTAGGTCGCGCATCGGTTCCGCCCACCGACGTAATACCGACAAAATACCGACGTTATACCGACGTTGGAAAATCGGGGGGTCAGTCGCGTCCCAGCGCCTGCATCACGCGCACCAGCTCGGCGCTGATCCCCGGCTCCGACAACGCATGCCCGGCCAGCGGAATCATCCTCAGATCGGCTTTTTCCCAGTCTCTCGCCAGCCTGAACGCCGATTCCGGCGGGCAGATCATGTCGTATCTGCCCTGCACGATCGTGCCGGGGATGTGCGATATTTTGGGAATGTTATCAAATATTTGCCCGTCGGTCTCCAGGAAGCCGGCATTGGTGAAATAGTGGTTCTCCAGCCGCGCAAAGGCCCGCGCATAATCCGGCGGGCTCTCCCCACCCACACCGCTCGACCCGACGGTTGCCAGCGCATTCTCCCATGACGCCCAGGCCTTGCCGTATCTCGCCTCTTCGGCCCGGTCCCCCGAAAACAGCCTCCGATGGTACGCGGCGATCATATCCCCCCGCTCATCCTCGGGTATAAGCCGTTGAAACTGTTCCCATGTTTCCGGCCAGAAACGCCCGGCACCACCCCCATAGAACCAGTCCAGCTCGGCCTGGGTCATGGTGAACACCCCCCTTAAAACAAGGTGCACCGCCCGATCCGGATGCGCTTGCGCATAGATCAGCGCCAGCGTCGCGCCCCAACTTCCGCCGAAGACGATCCACCGCTCGATGCCCAGCGCCCCGCGGATTTTTTCAATGTCATCAACCAGATGCCACGTCGTGTTTGCCTCCACGCTGGCATGAGGCTTCGACCGGCCACAACCGCGCTGATCGAACAGCACGATCCGAAACACCTTCGGATCGAAATACCGCCGCATCGCCGGGCTGCACCCACCCCCGGGCCCGCCATGCAGCACCACCACAGGCTTCCCCTCGGGGTTGCCCGACTGCTCCACATAAATCGTGTGCCCGTCGCCCACATCCATCATCCGCCGGTCGAACGGCTCGACTGGCGGGTACAAATACTGGACTGCGCTCTTTTGGCCTGAGAATTTATCCATGACCGTCCTATATACGAGGGCGTGACCAAAAGAGCATATGGAGAGCAGAATGCAAGCCGCTCAGACCACGATTGACGCCGGTGAAGTCGCAAAATTCGAGGCAATGGCCGCAGAATGGTGGGATCCGAACGGAAAATTCAAACCACTGCACATGCTCAACCCTTGCAGGCTTGACTATATCACTAGCCAGATCGCGGCGGAATTCGACCGCGACCTGAACGCGACGTCACCCTTCGAAGGCCTGCGAATCCTCGACATCGGCTGCGGCGGCGGGCTTTTGAGCGAGCCGATGGCGCGACTTGGGGCCGAGGTTGTCGGCGCCGACGCCGCCGAGCGCAACATCCCGGTGGCACAGATTCATGCCGAGCAGTCGGGACTTTCCATCGATTACCGCCACACGACAGCCGAAGCGCTGGCCGGCGCTGGCGAGCAGTTCGACGCGGTGCTGAACATGGAAGTGGTCGAGCATGTATCCGATCCGCTGGCCTATCTCACGGCCTGTCAGCAGCTTCTGAAACCTGGCGGCATTCACATCTGCTCCACCATCAACCGCAATCCGAAAAGCTTCGCGATGGCCATTGTCGGGGCCGAGTACGTGATGCGCTGGCTGCCCAAGGGCACGCACGAATGGTCGAAATTCATCACGCCCGACGAGCTTTATAAACTGATTGAACAGGCCGGCCTCTCACCGGTCGATCGCAAGGGGTTCGTGTTCAACCCGGTGACCTGGTCATGGTCATTGTCAGATCGGGATCTGAGCGTGAACTACGTTACCGCCAGCCTGAAACCCGCCTGATCAGCTACCCGACTCCATCTTCGTCCGCAGTTCGCGGAGAACCGGCAGGGTGGCCCGCACCTTGTCCTCGCCAAGTTCATCGACCAGCTCGGAAATCAGCGGGGAAATAGCTGAAATCGCCGCATCGCGCGCTTGCCGGCCGGCGGGGCTGATTGTCACCATCTTGCGGCGGGCATCGTCCCAGTCGGGGCGGATATGCACGTAACCGGCCCATTCCAGTTTACCCAGGGTGTTGGTCATCGCGCCCCTTGTCACGTGGAACGACGTGGCCAATTGCGCAGGGCTTCTTTCGCCACCGATACGGGCAAGGTGATTCAAAACGGAAAAATGCGAGATTTCCATGCCCTTCGGCAGCACCCGGCTCAACTTGTTCCGGATGAGCTGTTCATTGGTCAGGATTTCGCTGAAGAGCGTCACCGCAAGGGGGTTGCCGGGTTTTTCTGTCATTCAGGGTCGTCGAACCGATTGGCCTGCCGCAGGGAAGGGATGCGGCGCCTCGCTTCTTCCACGTCTTTCATATCCAGATCAATGCATATCACACCCGGCTCTTCCCCGGCATCCGCCAGAATGTCACCCCATGGGCCGATTGCCATGGAATGCCCATAGGTTTGGCGTTGTTTGCCGCGCGTGGCCGGGTGAGTGCCGGTCTGTGCCGGAGCAAGGACGTAGGACCCCGTTTCAATGGCCCGGGCGCGCAGAAGGGTTTCCCAATGCGCGGCGCCAGTGACCGCCGAAAACGCGGACGGCACTGTCAGGATCTGGGCGCCTTCTTGGGCCAGTTGTCGGTAGAGGTGGGGAAAACGGATGTCGTAGCATACGGTCAGCCCGATCGTGCCAAACGGGGTCTCGGCCATGACCGCGGTTTCCCCCGGCCGATAGCCGTCGGATTCGCGGTAGACCTCGGTTTCCGAAACCTGCACATTGAACATGTGGATCTTGTCGTACCGCGCTGCAATCGATCCGTCGGGTGCGATCAGAAATGACCGATTGGCGAAACGGCCATCCGCATCGTCGGTTTTCAGGGCGATGGACCCGATCAGACACCAGACCCGGGCCGTCTTTGCCTTTTCGCGCAGCGCGGCAAGGGTCTCATCCTCGGCCTCAGGCCTGAGCACCTCTTTCTGCCGGGTCCGGCTGGTCGAAAGGCAATTCGTAACCTCGGGCGTCAGGATGAACCCTGCGCCGAGGCGCACCGCCTCGTCAAACCGCGCGCCGACGTCGGAGATGTTTGCGGCGGGATCATCCCCGCTGGTCAACTGAAGAAGCGCCGCCTTCATGCGGCCAGCAGCGGATCCAGCTTCCCGGCGCGGTCTAGCGCGTAAAGCTCGTCGCAGCCGCCGACATGCGTATCACCGACAAATATCTGCGGGACGGTGCGGCCGCCGCTGGCCCGTTCTATCATCTCGGCCTTGCGCTTGGGGTTCGCCAACACATCGATCTCCGAAAAGCTGACGCCTTTCTCG from the Roseovarius indicus genome contains:
- the infB gene encoding translation initiation factor IF-2 → MSDNDGKKTLGVRGGPRSGNVKQSFSHGRTKNVVVETKRKRVVKPAKPGGAPGRSAPGSSQTSADGTRRPAGISDAEMERRMKALQAAKEREVEEAAQREAEEKAREEEKQRRREEAEAKEREQREAEEKAKAKAEEEERKRQEEADAAKRAAEAAAQPAPEDAAQQQTRAPAKAAPPRRDDGKNNDRDQKGKGRGKGRDDGRRSGKLTLNQALSGGEGGRQKSLAAMKRKQERARQKAMGGAQEREKVVRDVQLPEAIVVSELANRMAERVGDVIKALMNNGMMVTQNQTVDADTAELIIEEFGHRVVRVSDSDVEDVIDSVEDKEEDLQPRPPVITVMGHVDHGKTSLLDAIRDAKVVSGEAGGITQHIGAYQVTTESGSVLSFLDTPGHAAFTSMRARGAQVTDIVVLVVAADDSVMPQTVEAINHAKAAGVPMIVAINKCDKPEANPDKVRTELLQHEVVVEAMSGDVQDVEVSAISKQGLDDLLEAIALQAEILELKANPNRAAEGAVIEAQLDVGRGPVATVLVQRGTLRQGDIFVVGEQYGKVRALINDRGERVKEAGPSVPVEVLGLNGTPEAGDVLNVVQSEGQAREIAEYRQKAAKEKRAAAGAGTTLEQLLAQAKENENVKELPILVKADVQGSTEAIVQAMEKIGNEEVRVRVLHAGVGAITESDIGLAEASGAPVIGFNVRANAPARNSANQKGVEIRYYSVIYDLVDDVKAAASGLLGAEIRENFIGYAQIKEVFKVSGVGKVAGCLVTEGIARRSAGVRLLRDDVVIHEGTLKTLKRFKDEVSEVQSGQECGMAFENYDDIRPNDVIEIFEREEVERNLD
- a CDS encoding RNA-binding protein, with protein sequence MGRGGQPKDRSEGPERKCIATGEVRPVEGMIRFVTGPDNQIVPDLLGKLPGRGIWVSADRAALEKAAAKNLFARAAKQPVQVPEGLADFVEAQLSLRVTNLISLARKGGEAVCGYEKVKDWLQKEEASVLIQASDGSERGKSKLSTPYGGDFIGWLTADELGRAFGRQTVIHAALGDGGLPLRVVEEAARLKGLRVSGGEESHRKGRKTR
- the nusA gene encoding transcription termination factor NusA, with the translated sequence MAITSANQLELLQTAEAVAREKMIDPGLVVEAMEESLARAAKSRYGAEMDIRVSIDRKTGRATFTRVRTVVEDDELENYQAEMTVEQAKQYLEDPKVGDTFVEEVPPVDMGRIAAQSAKQVILQKVREAERDRQYDEFKDRAGTIINGVVKREEYGNVIVDVGRGEAILRRNEKIGRESYRNGDRIRCYIKDVRREARGPQIFLSRTAPEFMAELFKMEVPEIYDGIIDIKAVARDPGSRAKIAVISYDNSIDPVGACVGMRGSRVQAVVNELQGEKIDIIPWNEDQPTFLVNALQPAEVSKVVLDEEAERIEVVVPEDQLSLAIGRRGQNVRLASQLTGLDIDIMTEAEDSERRQKEFEERTNLFMTALDLDEFFAQLLVSEGFTNLEEVAYVELDELLVIDGVDEDTANELQARARDVLEAQAREALEKARELGAEDSLIDFEGLTPQMVRALAEDGVKTLEDFATCADWELAGGWTTVDGERVKDDGLLEPFDVSLEEAQHLVMTARISLGWVDPADLEDDEEDEEGLEETAEVEEEGEA
- the rimP gene encoding ribosome maturation factor RimP, coding for MSNTLIAKSAIDRRMAEIITPVIEDMGYELVRVRLMGGKTATLQIMAEKPDGGIEVDDCADISNAVSAVLDVEDPITDAYTLEVSSPGIDRPLTRLKDFEEFEGYEAKIETHELIEGRKRFKGVLAGVEGGEVLINLDEGTVGLQFDWLADAKLVLTDELIRDMLKARKDAGVLNEEQFDDIETDGSEEK
- a CDS encoding pyridoxal phosphate-dependent decarboxylase family protein; amino-acid sequence: MTKPGYRIDPADPEAFRRAFHELADACLERVEQARDLPWIPKPDDIAETVALGPDEPGLSEAEVFAIMRGEVMPYATGNTHPRFFGWVHGTGQPMGVAAEMVAATMNANLGGRDHGAMAVEQAVIDWSRRQAGLPEGASGVLTTGTSQATILAMSAARMKLFGDAVRKDGIAGLGRIRVYAAQGAHSCFEKAMEVMGHGSGAVRHIPLGPDGAMDMEALEAAIAEDRADRIVPMAVVGTAGSVNTGNFDRLDAIAGLCRREGLWFHVDGAFGFWAVLAEDPWCDLVKGVDRADSIAADFHKWIGVPYDCGMVLMRDGDLHRRTFSTRPAYLEGQVAGLGGGETWFTDYGLELSRGFRALKVWAGIKAAGVPALSATISDNCRQAALMAELVEASEVLEMAQPVQANVCCFHVTQGDPSAIATALQLSGEAVFSTTTLNGRSCLRAAIVNHRTTEDDVRLAVAAVEREARAAG
- a CDS encoding CDGSH iron-sulfur domain-containing protein, coding for MSDKPAIEARENGPFVAKHIRNMKGPDGEDIEVKATMALCRCGHSGNKPFCDGSHEKVGFKSDSGEPSGKDKILTYEGEEVTVTFNPRICAHAAECGRLAGHVFDPEQKPWIQPDKGTRAEVEEVVAACPSGALALKRADGGREHRLTERCDITIEKDGPYWVQDVTSPAGAQAEGMSSKKYVLCRCGMSGNKPYCDGTHHDEGWTAE
- the pip gene encoding prolyl aminopeptidase; this encodes MDKFSGQKSAVQYLYPPVEPFDRRMMDVGDGHTIYVEQSGNPEGKPVVVLHGGPGGGCSPAMRRYFDPKVFRIVLFDQRGCGRSKPHASVEANTTWHLVDDIEKIRGALGIERWIVFGGSWGATLALIYAQAHPDRAVHLVLRGVFTMTQAELDWFYGGGAGRFWPETWEQFQRLIPEDERGDMIAAYHRRLFSGDRAEEARYGKAWASWENALATVGSSGVGGESPPDYARAFARLENHYFTNAGFLETDGQIFDNIPKISHIPGTIVQGRYDMICPPESAFRLARDWEKADLRMIPLAGHALSEPGISAELVRVMQALGRD
- the ubiG gene encoding bifunctional 2-polyprenyl-6-hydroxyphenol methylase/3-demethylubiquinol 3-O-methyltransferase UbiG; this encodes MQAAQTTIDAGEVAKFEAMAAEWWDPNGKFKPLHMLNPCRLDYITSQIAAEFDRDLNATSPFEGLRILDIGCGGGLLSEPMARLGAEVVGADAAERNIPVAQIHAEQSGLSIDYRHTTAEALAGAGEQFDAVLNMEVVEHVSDPLAYLTACQQLLKPGGIHICSTINRNPKSFAMAIVGAEYVMRWLPKGTHEWSKFITPDELYKLIEQAGLSPVDRKGFVFNPVTWSWSLSDRDLSVNYVTASLKPA
- a CDS encoding MarR family winged helix-turn-helix transcriptional regulator, which encodes MTEKPGNPLAVTLFSEILTNEQLIRNKLSRVLPKGMEISHFSVLNHLARIGGERSPAQLATSFHVTRGAMTNTLGKLEWAGYVHIRPDWDDARRKMVTISPAGRQARDAAISAISPLISELVDELGEDKVRATLPVLRELRTKMESGS
- a CDS encoding carbon-nitrogen hydrolase family protein: MKAALLQLTSGDDPAANISDVGARFDEAVRLGAGFILTPEVTNCLSTSRTRQKEVLRPEAEDETLAALREKAKTARVWCLIGSIALKTDDADGRFANRSFLIAPDGSIAARYDKIHMFNVQVSETEVYRESDGYRPGETAVMAETPFGTIGLTVCYDIRFPHLYRQLAQEGAQILTVPSAFSAVTGAAHWETLLRARAIETGSYVLAPAQTGTHPATRGKQRQTYGHSMAIGPWGDILADAGEEPGVICIDLDMKDVEEARRRIPSLRQANRFDDPE
- the grxC gene encoding glutaredoxin 3, which codes for MKPVEIYTSPLCGFCHAAKRLLTEKGVSFSEIDVLANPKRKAEMIERASGGRTVPQIFVGDTHVGGCDELYALDRAGKLDPLLAA